From the genome of Bordetella sp. H567, one region includes:
- the murD gene encoding UDP-N-acetylmuramoyl-L-alanine--D-glutamate ligase yields MSATDFSVSDTSRVLILGLGETGIAAARWCARSGARLRIADTREQPGGLAQLRAVFDGMAEQEQPDYRLGGDAFDPALLDGVAQVVISPGLAPDQPPAQALLAEARKRGIEIVGEIELFARALAALAQSRDYHPRLVAVTGTNGKTTVTALTRAMIEAAGMTARAAGNIGPAALTALMDALDNNTLPQAWVLELSSFQLQTTHSLAADAGVVLNVTQDHLDWHGDMQAYAQAKGRLLSMARIAIVNRDDPLTAGMVESLDHTRVRSFGRDLPVLVGDMGLEPGQGVAWLAASEASDFDIPAPTPARRKKDAPPPSRPPGRVSRLMPVDALRIRGMHNATNTLAALALGRALDIGWGPMLRAAREYAGEPNRVEFVRRIGDVDFINDSKGTNVGATVAALEGLGQPVVLIAGGLGKGQDFSPLVAPVARHARALVLIGQDGPEIGKALAATGVACVQAADMRDAVRQAMTLAQAGDAVLLSPACASMDMFRNYVHRGQVFAQEAQELALDRGEVA; encoded by the coding sequence ATGAGCGCAACGGATTTTTCCGTCTCGGATACGTCTCGCGTCCTGATTCTAGGACTGGGCGAAACCGGTATTGCCGCCGCGCGCTGGTGCGCGCGCAGCGGCGCGCGCCTGCGTATCGCCGACACCCGCGAACAGCCGGGCGGCCTGGCACAGCTGCGCGCGGTATTCGACGGGATGGCCGAACAGGAACAACCCGACTATCGCCTGGGCGGCGACGCCTTTGATCCCGCGCTGCTGGACGGCGTGGCGCAGGTCGTCATCAGTCCGGGCCTGGCGCCCGACCAGCCGCCCGCGCAGGCGCTGCTGGCCGAAGCCCGGAAGCGCGGCATCGAGATCGTGGGCGAAATCGAGCTGTTCGCCCGGGCGCTGGCCGCGCTGGCGCAAAGCCGCGACTACCATCCGCGCCTGGTGGCCGTCACGGGCACCAACGGCAAGACCACGGTGACGGCCCTGACCCGGGCCATGATCGAAGCCGCGGGCATGACCGCGCGCGCGGCGGGCAACATCGGCCCGGCCGCCTTGACCGCGCTGATGGATGCACTGGATAACAACACGCTGCCGCAAGCCTGGGTGCTGGAGCTATCCAGCTTCCAGCTGCAGACCACGCATAGTCTGGCCGCCGATGCCGGCGTCGTGTTGAACGTCACGCAGGATCACCTGGACTGGCATGGCGATATGCAGGCCTATGCGCAAGCCAAGGGGCGCCTGCTCTCCATGGCGCGCATCGCCATCGTGAACCGCGACGATCCTTTGACGGCGGGCATGGTGGAAAGCCTGGACCACACGCGCGTGCGCAGTTTCGGCCGCGACCTGCCGGTACTGGTCGGCGACATGGGATTGGAGCCGGGCCAGGGCGTGGCATGGCTGGCGGCCAGCGAGGCCAGCGATTTCGACATTCCCGCCCCCACGCCGGCCCGCCGCAAGAAGGATGCGCCGCCACCGTCGCGGCCGCCGGGGCGCGTGTCCAGGCTGATGCCGGTGGATGCCCTGCGCATCCGCGGCATGCACAACGCCACCAACACGCTGGCGGCGCTGGCCCTGGGCCGCGCACTGGACATCGGCTGGGGCCCCATGCTGCGCGCGGCGCGCGAATATGCCGGCGAACCGAACCGCGTGGAGTTCGTGCGGCGGATCGGCGATGTCGATTTCATCAACGACAGCAAGGGCACCAACGTCGGCGCCACCGTGGCGGCGCTGGAAGGACTGGGCCAGCCGGTGGTGTTGATCGCCGGGGGCCTGGGCAAGGGACAGGATTTTTCGCCGCTGGTCGCCCCGGTCGCGCGTCATGCGCGCGCCTTGGTGCTGATAGGCCAGGACGGTCCGGAGATCGGCAAGGCCCTGGCGGCCACCGGTGTCGCCTGCGTGCAGGCGGCCGACATGCGCGACGCTGTCCGCCAGGCGATGACGCTCGCGCAGGCCGGCGATGCGGTCCTGCTGTCGCCCGCCTGCGCCAGCATGGATATGTTCCGCAACTACGTGCACCGCGGCCAGGTCTTCGCGCAAGAAGCGCAGGAACTGGCATTGGACCGGGGGGAAGTGGCATGA
- the mraY gene encoding phospho-N-acetylmuramoyl-pentapeptide-transferase: MLLEIARWLSDDIRTFGVFEYITLRAVFACATALLIGLFFGPRVIRKLTELKIGQAVRAYGPQTHLVKTGTPTMGGALILIAIGVSTLLWADWSNRFVWVVLLVTFGFGLIGWMDDYRKVVHRNPEGMPARQKFFWQALIGLVAAVYLAFAVSAPANTELWPLFRNWVASGLTMPLPTRADLIVPFFKTVSYPLGVLGFVALTWFVIVGTSNAVNLTDGLDGLAIMPTVMVGGALGIFAYVIGRADYSKYLLFPYVPGAAELLVLCAALAGAGLAFLWFNAYPAQVFMGDVGALALGGALGTVAVIARQEIVLFIMGGVFVVETLSVMVQVSWFKYTKRKYGEGRRIFRMAPLHHHFEVSGWKETQVVVRFWIISMMLVLIGLSTLKLR; the protein is encoded by the coding sequence ATGCTGCTTGAGATCGCCCGCTGGCTTTCCGACGATATCCGTACCTTTGGGGTCTTCGAATACATCACGCTGCGTGCGGTGTTCGCGTGTGCCACGGCGCTGCTGATCGGCCTGTTCTTCGGCCCGCGCGTGATCCGCAAGCTGACGGAACTCAAGATCGGGCAGGCCGTACGCGCCTACGGCCCCCAGACGCATCTGGTCAAGACCGGCACGCCGACCATGGGCGGCGCGCTGATCCTGATCGCGATCGGCGTCAGCACGCTGTTGTGGGCCGACTGGAGCAACCGCTTCGTCTGGGTCGTACTGCTGGTCACCTTCGGATTCGGCCTGATCGGCTGGATGGACGATTACCGCAAGGTGGTGCATCGCAATCCGGAAGGGATGCCGGCGCGCCAGAAGTTTTTCTGGCAGGCACTGATCGGCCTGGTGGCGGCCGTCTACCTGGCGTTCGCGGTATCCGCGCCCGCCAATACCGAGCTGTGGCCGCTGTTCCGCAATTGGGTGGCCAGCGGATTGACGATGCCGCTGCCGACGCGCGCGGACCTCATCGTGCCCTTTTTCAAGACGGTCAGCTATCCGCTGGGCGTGCTGGGTTTTGTCGCGCTGACGTGGTTCGTGATCGTCGGCACCAGCAACGCGGTCAACCTGACCGACGGCCTGGACGGCCTGGCCATCATGCCGACGGTCATGGTGGGCGGGGCGCTGGGCATCTTCGCCTATGTGATCGGGCGTGCCGACTATTCCAAGTACCTGCTGTTCCCCTATGTGCCCGGCGCGGCGGAATTACTGGTGCTGTGCGCGGCGCTGGCGGGGGCCGGGTTGGCGTTTTTATGGTTCAACGCCTATCCCGCGCAGGTGTTCATGGGTGACGTCGGCGCGCTGGCCCTGGGCGGCGCGCTGGGCACCGTGGCCGTCATTGCGCGCCAGGAAATCGTGCTTTTCATCATGGGCGGCGTGTTCGTCGTTGAAACGCTGTCGGTGATGGTGCAGGTCAGCTGGTTCAAATACACGAAACGCAAGTACGGCGAAGGCCGGCGCATCTTTCGCATGGCGCCGCTGCATCATCATTTTGAAGTGAGCGGCTGGAAAGAGACCCAGGTTGTCGTGCGGTTCTGGATCATCAGCATGATGCTGGTTTTGATTGGCCTTTCAACGTTGAAATTGCGATGA
- the murF gene encoding bifunctional UDP-N-acetylmuramoyl-L-alanyl-D-glutamate--2,6-diaminopimelate ligase MurE/UDP-N-acetylmuramoyl-tripeptide--D-alanyl-D-alanine ligase MurF encodes MNATGLDSPVATPSDADGVVAWLRANAAPGADLRLDSREVAAGDVFVACRGRASDGSLYIQQAIARGAAAILVEGPRASLSEVLASDVPLCVVDGLRGMLGALADAWYDSPSAALAVIAVTGTNGKTSCVQWLARALTHGGKPCGAIGTLGATLPGGQALPGNLTTPDVLAVHRLLAQMRRAGAQLVAMEASSIGIEQGRMDGVRIDIAAFTNLSRDHLDYHGTMAAYEAAKARLFAWPGLSKAVVNADDQAGRRLIASLPAERVLAYGIHTPADLRARDLAVTGHGQIFTLSTSQGEAQIMTGLLGQHNLSNLLLVAGVLQALGWPLSDIARELAAATPVDGRMEIVTPVPLSADLGAPAGPMVVVDYSHTPDALERALAALRPVAQARGGRLLCLFGCGGDRDAGKRPVMGAIAAQGADHVVLSSDNPRSEDPAAILAQIRAGIGEGASLTVEPDRAKAIMGTIWAARLEDVVLLAGKGHETYQEIAGVKLPFDDREWARLALLLPAVSAVSTDTRTIGAGQLFLALAGERFDAHDYLQQAQDQGAVAAVVARRVDGVRMPQLVLGDTRLALGRIGAAWRARFDIPVIAVAGSNGKTTTKEMISAILADWLGAEQRFASAGNFNNEIGLPLMLLRLRAHHQAAVFELGMNHPGEIALLAAMAAPTVALVNNAQREHQEFMHSVQAVAEENGAVLAALPQDGYAVYPGDDAYTAAWDALSATPRVLRFGTQAGLDVYADHVHADALGVRCQLVTPAGTAMLELPVPGMHNLRNALAATACALAAGAPLASACKALAAFSPVSGRMQRHRLSDGTLLVDDTYNANPDSVRAAIDVLAQLPAPRVLVLGDMGEVGANGPAMHREVGEYARERGIDLFLSLGKAAADAAAAFGTGARACESVEEIVTALRDASAGAVLVKGSRFMRMERVVKVLVSNDGHAPLGQGEQHAA; translated from the coding sequence ATGAACGCCACAGGCCTGGATTCCCCCGTTGCGACGCCGTCCGATGCGGACGGCGTCGTAGCATGGTTGCGCGCCAACGCCGCGCCGGGGGCCGATCTGCGCCTGGACTCGCGCGAAGTCGCGGCGGGCGACGTGTTCGTCGCGTGCCGCGGGCGGGCCAGCGACGGCAGCCTATATATACAGCAGGCGATCGCGCGGGGCGCGGCCGCCATCCTGGTCGAAGGGCCGCGCGCCTCGCTGTCCGAGGTCCTGGCATCCGATGTGCCGCTGTGCGTGGTCGACGGCTTGCGTGGCATGCTGGGTGCCCTGGCCGATGCCTGGTATGACTCGCCTTCCGCTGCCCTGGCCGTGATCGCCGTCACCGGCACCAATGGCAAGACCTCGTGCGTGCAATGGCTGGCCCGCGCGCTGACGCACGGCGGCAAGCCTTGCGGCGCCATCGGCACGCTGGGCGCCACGCTGCCCGGTGGGCAGGCGCTGCCGGGCAACCTGACGACGCCTGACGTGCTGGCCGTGCATCGCCTGCTGGCGCAGATGCGGCGGGCCGGCGCTCAATTGGTGGCGATGGAGGCATCCTCCATCGGCATCGAGCAGGGGCGCATGGACGGGGTGCGCATCGACATCGCGGCGTTCACCAACTTGAGCCGGGACCATCTGGATTACCACGGCACCATGGCGGCGTACGAGGCAGCGAAAGCCCGCCTGTTCGCCTGGCCGGGACTGAGCAAGGCCGTGGTCAACGCCGACGACCAGGCCGGTCGGCGGCTGATCGCGTCGCTGCCTGCCGAGCGCGTCCTGGCCTATGGCATCCACACACCTGCCGATCTGCGCGCGCGCGACCTGGCGGTGACGGGCCACGGCCAGATTTTCACGCTGTCCACGTCGCAGGGCGAAGCGCAGATCATGACGGGGCTGCTGGGCCAGCACAACCTATCCAACCTGCTGTTGGTCGCCGGCGTACTGCAGGCGCTGGGCTGGCCTTTGTCCGATATCGCGCGCGAACTCGCCGCCGCCACACCGGTCGACGGCCGGATGGAAATCGTCACGCCGGTCCCCTTGTCCGCCGACCTTGGCGCGCCTGCGGGTCCCATGGTGGTGGTCGACTATTCCCATACGCCCGATGCACTGGAGCGGGCCCTGGCGGCGCTGCGGCCCGTGGCCCAGGCACGCGGCGGACGGCTGTTGTGCCTGTTCGGCTGCGGCGGCGATCGTGACGCCGGCAAGCGGCCCGTCATGGGCGCCATTGCCGCGCAAGGCGCCGATCATGTCGTGCTCAGCAGCGACAACCCGCGCAGCGAGGACCCTGCCGCTATCCTGGCGCAGATCCGCGCCGGTATCGGCGAGGGCGCGTCGCTGACCGTGGAGCCGGATCGTGCGAAGGCCATCATGGGCACCATTTGGGCCGCGCGCCTGGAGGACGTGGTGCTGCTGGCCGGCAAGGGGCACGAAACCTACCAGGAAATCGCCGGCGTCAAGCTTCCCTTTGACGATCGTGAATGGGCACGGCTGGCGCTGCTGCTCCCCGCCGTGTCCGCGGTTTCGACCGATACGCGCACGATAGGCGCGGGCCAGTTGTTCCTGGCGCTGGCGGGCGAACGTTTCGATGCGCACGATTACCTGCAGCAGGCGCAGGACCAGGGCGCGGTGGCCGCGGTCGTCGCGCGCCGGGTCGACGGCGTGCGGATGCCGCAGCTGGTGCTGGGCGATACGCGGCTGGCGCTGGGCCGCATCGGCGCTGCCTGGCGAGCGCGCTTCGATATCCCGGTCATCGCGGTTGCCGGCAGCAACGGCAAGACCACCACGAAGGAAATGATATCCGCCATCCTCGCGGATTGGCTGGGCGCGGAACAGCGCTTCGCCAGTGCGGGGAATTTCAATAACGAGATCGGCCTGCCCCTGATGCTGCTGCGCCTGCGTGCGCATCACCAGGCCGCGGTCTTCGAGCTCGGCATGAACCATCCCGGCGAAATCGCGCTGCTGGCGGCGATGGCTGCACCCACGGTCGCCCTGGTAAACAATGCGCAGCGCGAGCATCAGGAATTCATGCATTCCGTGCAAGCCGTCGCGGAGGAGAACGGCGCTGTCCTGGCCGCGCTGCCGCAGGATGGCTATGCGGTGTATCCCGGCGATGATGCCTACACCGCGGCGTGGGATGCGTTGAGCGCGACGCCACGCGTGTTGCGCTTCGGTACGCAGGCCGGCTTGGACGTCTACGCGGACCACGTGCACGCCGACGCGCTGGGCGTCCGGTGCCAATTGGTCACACCTGCTGGCACAGCGATGCTGGAGCTACCGGTTCCGGGCATGCACAATCTGCGCAACGCGTTGGCGGCGACCGCCTGCGCCTTGGCCGCCGGGGCTCCACTGGCCTCCGCGTGCAAGGCGCTGGCGGCCTTCAGCCCCGTGTCCGGCCGCATGCAGCGGCACAGATTGAGTGACGGAACATTGCTGGTCGATGACACCTACAATGCCAATCCGGACTCCGTCAGAGCGGCCATCGACGTACTCGCCCAATTGCCCGCACCCCGCGTGCTGGTATTGGGGGACATGGGTGAAGTCGGCGCCAATGGTCCGGCGATGCATCGCGAAGTCGGCGAATACGCGCGAGAGCGTGGCATCGATCTCTTCCTTAGCCTGGGAAAGGCCGCCGCGGATGCCGCCGCGGCCTTTGGAACGGGCGCAAGGGCTTGCGAGAGTGTGGAAGAAATTGTGACGGCGCTGCGCGATGCAAGCGCAGGCGCCGTATTGGTCAAGGGTTCGCGCTTTATGCGCATGGAGCGGGTAGTGAAGGTGTTGGTCAGTAACGATGGACATGCGCCCCTGGGGCAGGGAGAACAGCATGCTGCTTGA
- a CDS encoding peptidoglycan D,D-transpeptidase FtsI family protein yields the protein MKRLPFFNSPVLRGQLPAWRSRLVLILLFVGFGTLAARALFLQGITTDFLQQQGERRYERTLTLAATRGKILDRNNVVLASSVPARAIWAIPDDARAAPPQQLAALSKLLDMPVADLNKRLADEDKNFVYLKRQVPMEIADKIKQLAVPGIHQQPETRRYYPESEVMAHVVGFTNVEDQGQEGVELAFNKQLSGRPGTRRVIKDRLGRVIEDVQAVTEPVNGKDLRLSIDTRVQYLVFKALTDAIALHHARGAAAVVLDARTGEILSMASLPTYDPGDRSSLDSDALRNQAITDTFEPGSIMKPFTAALALDLGRITTSTMFDTGNGHFRYQGSTISDVSRNGTINVADVLRRSSNIGMTLISEKLEPREMWDRFTELGLGQAPQLGFPGAAPGRLRPWERWRLIEKATMAYGYGLSVSLLQMARAYTVFARDGDMVSLTLVKRDSEPTSVKVYPPKIAALIRGFLEAAAGPDGAKLAQVQGYRVAGKSGTARKIVDGRYSTSRYRSSFVGFAPVSNPRIVVAVTIDEPQTGGYYGGAVAAPVFSTIVGGSLRLMNVQPDAPFESTVVAGLQERMR from the coding sequence ATGAAGCGGCTGCCTTTCTTCAATAGCCCGGTGTTGCGCGGGCAATTGCCCGCCTGGCGCTCGCGCCTGGTCCTCATCCTGCTGTTCGTGGGCTTCGGCACCCTGGCCGCGCGGGCGCTTTTCCTGCAGGGCATCACCACCGACTTTCTGCAGCAGCAGGGCGAACGCCGCTACGAGCGTACCCTGACCCTGGCCGCCACGCGAGGCAAGATCCTGGACCGCAACAACGTGGTGCTGGCGTCCAGCGTCCCGGCTCGCGCCATCTGGGCGATTCCGGACGATGCGCGCGCGGCGCCGCCGCAGCAGCTGGCCGCCCTGAGCAAGCTGTTGGACATGCCGGTCGCGGACCTGAACAAGCGGTTGGCCGACGAGGACAAGAACTTCGTCTACCTGAAGCGCCAGGTGCCGATGGAAATCGCCGACAAGATCAAGCAGCTGGCCGTGCCGGGCATCCACCAGCAGCCCGAGACGCGGCGCTACTATCCTGAAAGCGAGGTCATGGCCCACGTGGTGGGCTTCACCAACGTCGAGGATCAGGGCCAGGAAGGCGTCGAGCTGGCGTTCAATAAACAGCTGTCCGGCCGGCCGGGCACGCGTCGGGTCATCAAGGACCGCCTGGGCCGCGTCATCGAGGACGTGCAGGCCGTCACGGAGCCGGTCAATGGCAAGGACCTGCGCCTGTCCATCGATACCCGGGTGCAGTACCTGGTGTTCAAAGCGCTCACCGACGCGATCGCGCTGCATCACGCGCGCGGCGCGGCGGCGGTGGTCCTGGACGCGCGCACCGGCGAGATCCTCAGCATGGCCAGCCTGCCCACCTATGATCCGGGCGATCGCAGTTCGCTCGATTCGGATGCGCTGCGCAACCAGGCCATCACGGACACCTTCGAGCCGGGCTCGATCATGAAGCCGTTCACGGCGGCGCTGGCGCTGGATCTGGGGCGTATCACCACATCGACCATGTTCGATACGGGCAACGGCCATTTCCGCTACCAGGGCTCGACGATCAGCGATGTGAGCCGCAACGGCACGATCAACGTCGCGGACGTGCTGCGGCGTTCCAGCAATATCGGCATGACGCTGATATCGGAAAAACTGGAGCCCCGCGAGATGTGGGACCGCTTCACGGAACTGGGTCTGGGGCAGGCGCCCCAGCTGGGTTTCCCGGGTGCGGCGCCCGGGCGCCTGCGTCCCTGGGAGCGCTGGCGGCTGATCGAAAAGGCCACCATGGCCTACGGCTACGGCCTGTCGGTGTCGCTGCTGCAGATGGCGCGCGCCTACACGGTGTTTGCACGCGATGGCGATATGGTGTCGCTGACGCTGGTCAAGCGCGATAGCGAGCCCACCAGCGTCAAGGTCTATCCGCCGAAGATCGCGGCCCTGATCCGGGGCTTCCTGGAAGCCGCCGCCGGACCGGACGGCGCCAAGCTGGCCCAGGTGCAGGGCTACCGGGTGGCGGGCAAGAGCGGCACGGCCCGCAAGATCGTCGACGGCCGGTACAGCACCAGCCGCTACCGCAGCTCTTTCGTGGGTTTCGCGCCGGTGTCCAATCCGCGCATCGTCGTTGCGGTCACCATCGACGAGCCGCAGACCGGGGGCTACTATGGCGGCGCGGTGGCGGCGCCCGTGTTTTCCACCATCGTCGGTGGCAGCCTGCGGCTGATGAATGTCCAGCCCGATGCGCCATTCGAATCCACCGTGGTGGCAGGCTTGCAGGAGCGGATGAGATGA
- the ftsL gene encoding cell division protein FtsL: protein MGRLSLLLALVLMSCAISLVTSRYQARQLFIDFDRAQAQARDLDNDWRRLQLDRAELARNARVDRAARDDLKMIPIVPDRTIYLNQAPVAGGAQ, encoded by the coding sequence ATGGGCCGCCTCAGCCTGCTCCTGGCCTTGGTGCTCATGTCCTGCGCCATTTCGTTGGTGACCAGCCGCTATCAGGCGCGCCAGTTGTTCATCGACTTCGACCGCGCGCAGGCACAGGCCCGCGACCTGGACAATGACTGGCGCCGCTTGCAGCTGGACCGCGCCGAACTGGCGCGCAATGCGCGCGTCGATCGCGCCGCGCGCGACGACCTGAAGATGATCCCCATCGTGCCCGACCGCACGATCTATCTGAACCAGGCGCCGGTCGCCGGAGGCGCGCAATGA
- the rsmH gene encoding 16S rRNA (cytosine(1402)-N(4))-methyltransferase RsmH, with protein MKLEHRPVLLAPTVDALLLPHFGSRKAAGRSGDDGADAQRRLDGVYVDGTFGRGGHSGALLSRLSPKARLVVFDKDPSAIAVAQQLAASDPRVAVVHAGFATMREALGDLGVGSVDGVMLDLGVSSPQLDEAARGFSFMREGPLDMRMDTTRGPTAAEWLAEASVDEMREVIAEYGEERFAFQIAKTIAARRATRPLHTTLELAELVAGAVRTREKGQHPATRTFQALRIYLNRELEELARALASALDLLAPGGRVAVISFHSLEDRMVKQFIAAAARPAAAHSRLPLRESEMPQPLLRSLGRVLAEPDEIAGNARSRSAILRVAERTDVPLPAGGGAAFVGADPLSASRLRRAGKGKR; from the coding sequence ATGAAACTCGAACATCGGCCCGTGCTGTTGGCGCCGACGGTGGACGCGTTGTTGTTGCCGCATTTCGGCAGCCGCAAAGCCGCCGGCCGCAGCGGGGACGATGGCGCCGACGCGCAGCGCCGCCTGGACGGCGTCTACGTCGACGGGACGTTCGGGCGCGGGGGTCATTCCGGCGCCTTGCTATCCCGGCTCTCGCCCAAGGCGCGGCTGGTGGTGTTCGACAAGGATCCGAGCGCGATCGCGGTGGCGCAGCAATTGGCCGCCTCCGACCCGCGGGTGGCGGTGGTGCATGCGGGTTTCGCCACCATGCGCGAGGCGCTGGGGGACTTGGGCGTGGGAAGCGTGGACGGCGTCATGCTGGATCTGGGGGTGTCATCGCCCCAGCTGGATGAGGCCGCGCGGGGGTTTTCCTTCATGCGCGAAGGCCCGCTCGATATGCGCATGGATACGACACGCGGCCCGACGGCCGCGGAATGGCTGGCCGAAGCCAGCGTGGATGAAATGCGGGAGGTCATAGCGGAATATGGCGAAGAACGGTTTGCTTTTCAGATTGCAAAAACGATTGCAGCTCGCCGCGCAACAAGGCCGCTGCATACCACGCTCGAACTTGCCGAGCTCGTCGCAGGTGCCGTCCGCACGCGCGAAAAGGGGCAGCATCCGGCCACGCGCACCTTTCAGGCTTTACGGATTTACCTCAATCGGGAACTCGAAGAACTCGCACGCGCCCTCGCGTCAGCTCTAGATCTGCTCGCGCCGGGGGGGAGGGTGGCGGTGATCAGTTTTCATTCGCTCGAAGACCGCATGGTCAAGCAATTCATCGCGGCGGCCGCCAGGCCGGCGGCCGCGCATTCCCGTTTGCCCCTGCGCGAGAGCGAAATGCCGCAGCCGCTGCTGCGTTCCCTGGGCCGTGTGCTGGCGGAACCCGACGAAATCGCGGGCAACGCGCGTTCGCGTTCGGCCATCCTGCGCGTCGCCGAACGTACCGATGTGCCGCTGCCCGCGGGTGGCGGCGCCGCTTTTGTGGGGGCCGATCCGCTTTCCGCGTCACGCCTGCGGCGCGCCGGCAAGGGGAAGCGCTGA
- the mraZ gene encoding division/cell wall cluster transcriptional repressor MraZ, with translation MFQGSSALTLDAKGRISIPTRHRDALVAQAEGRLTLTRHPDGCLLLYPRQEWEKKREVIAALPMSARALQRLLLGNAQDVELDGSGRILIAPELRNAAGMTREVMLLGMGAHFELWDAASLARREAEDLAQGMPEVLNQFSF, from the coding sequence GTGTTCCAGGGAAGCAGCGCGCTCACGCTGGATGCGAAGGGTCGGATCTCAATTCCGACCCGGCATCGTGACGCCCTGGTCGCTCAGGCGGAGGGCCGGCTGACGCTGACCCGCCACCCGGACGGTTGCCTGTTGCTCTACCCGCGCCAGGAATGGGAGAAGAAGCGTGAAGTCATCGCCGCGCTTCCCATGTCTGCCCGGGCGTTGCAGCGGCTGCTGCTGGGCAACGCCCAGGATGTCGAGCTGGATGGATCCGGCCGCATCCTGATCGCCCCCGAACTGCGCAATGCCGCAGGAATGACGCGAGAAGTGATGTTGCTCGGCATGGGCGCGCACTTCGAGCTCTGGGATGCCGCTTCCCTGGCCCGCCGCGAGGCGGAAGATCTGGCTCAGGGAATGCCGGAAGTGCTGAATCAGTTTTCCTTCTGA